In Gossypium hirsutum isolate 1008001.06 chromosome D06, Gossypium_hirsutum_v2.1, whole genome shotgun sequence, one genomic interval encodes:
- the LOC107901064 gene encoding uncharacterized protein, translating into MEPPPTGEEPTSWDELYNINLIPSELFLKFRKEIQGFRVGVNLEFFNAPMNDFQTKLVLKPLSPERRWKFAYEPIRQDVRLISKKIPVTKFLNLQVGIGHNFKMNAIGWKWKLTTCFGGDGISRIRNKTTLGLVPGLDFRFGWRADYVLPEVTGALGTDEALFNLNSGRLQASLDRVEAIVTAT; encoded by the exons ATGGAGCCGCCGCCTACTGGTGAAGAACCCACTTCGTGGGATGAGCTATATAACATAAATTTGATTCCTTCTGAGCTGTTCCTCAAGTTTAGAAAAGAAATTCAGGGGTTTCGAGTTGGTGTCAATTTGGAG TTCTTCAATGCCCCTATGAATGATTTCCAAACTAAGCTTGTGCTGAAACCTTTATCCCCTGAACGGAGGTGGAAGTTTGCATATGAGCCTATAAGACAAGATGTACGCCTTATTTCCAAAAAGATCCCTGTCACAAAATTTCTTAATCTCCAG GTTGGCATAGGCCACAATTTCAAGATGAATGCAATTGGTTGGAAATGGAAGCTCACCACCTGTTTTGGTGGAGATGGAATTTCTCGGATTCGGAATAAGACAACTCTTGGCTTGGTTCCCGGCCTGGATTTTCGATTTGGGTGGAGGGCAGATTATGTTCTTCCAGAAGTTACTGG AGCTCTTGGTACCGATGAAGCATTGTTCAACTTGAACTCTGGGCGGTTGCAAGCATCATTAGATAGAGTTGAGGCCATTGTGACTGCCACATGA